From the genome of Fusobacterium varium, one region includes:
- the modB_1 gene encoding Molybdenum transport system permease protein modB, whose translation MKKDKLIKIILSLVLVLFLVISIIFPIFSLFIKAFQGKNGSYIGLKNFAEYFSSPVTASSLTNSLAVSITVTIFTIILAFLFSYGINRSNIRGKSLLKGIALLPLFSPTMTHGIALIYLFGRQGIITKALNLSISIYGFWGIVFAETIFIFPVLFFMLVLAFDSEDYRKYEMAEIMGISKINQFFTITIPNIKYTLITCFFSGFTLSFTDFGAPKVVGGNYNVLATDIFKQVIGQQNFSMGSAVGILLIIPAFLAFIFDIIIKSKSSKIDSKSTKYIIKENKIRDIFFKFFNYILSLVIISFFIIVILASLVKTWPYDMTLSFKSYNFTIMGESIWKIFGNSILVSIFSAILGTILCFLAAYMIEREKKYIIIRKIGYFLSILPNALPGLTIGLAYIFFFNSKDNILNFLYGSFGIIILANIVHFFATPFLTITARLKTLDSEYETISNIMGVSWYRTIFKVIIPLSIDSIIESFSYYFINSMITISAVIFLYTTKTRLISVMMISKNDAGDIGAAAAISVMIILVNIFFKIIFDLSTKYIRNRSYNKKRKDSIKKEKQGENLLLTGKEVLEILNKTSQKTGVKYWLEFGTLLGKIRENNFIGHDINFDIGIMKEELIPKFIIDIENEGFKRISSLSLKNEGLKNIKYEYKGIEIEIFLFDRKDNKVICYLEDKNGIISAYKLSNSTLKETKFMGIETYIPRNSLKRLLEIYGKNFNISDPDWKEEMSPSRYLSEKTKEI comes from the coding sequence ATGAAAAAAGATAAATTAATAAAAATAATCCTGTCTTTAGTTTTAGTTCTTTTTCTTGTTATTTCCATAATTTTTCCTATATTTAGTCTTTTTATAAAAGCTTTTCAAGGAAAGAATGGTAGTTATATAGGTTTAAAAAACTTTGCTGAGTATTTTAGCAGTCCAGTTACAGCAAGTTCTCTTACTAATAGTTTAGCAGTTTCTATAACTGTAACTATCTTTACAATAATTCTTGCTTTTCTTTTTTCATATGGAATAAATAGAAGTAATATAAGAGGAAAATCTCTTTTAAAAGGAATTGCTCTTTTACCTTTATTCTCTCCAACTATGACACATGGTATTGCACTTATATACCTTTTTGGAAGACAGGGAATTATAACAAAAGCTCTTAATCTTTCAATTTCTATATATGGATTCTGGGGAATAGTTTTTGCAGAAACTATTTTTATATTTCCAGTGCTTTTCTTTATGCTTGTCCTAGCTTTTGATTCAGAAGATTATAGAAAATATGAAATGGCAGAAATAATGGGAATAAGCAAAATAAACCAATTTTTTACAATAACTATTCCCAATATTAAATATACACTAATAACTTGCTTTTTCTCTGGGTTTACTTTAAGTTTTACAGACTTTGGAGCTCCAAAAGTAGTTGGTGGAAATTATAATGTTCTTGCTACTGATATATTTAAACAGGTAATAGGACAACAAAATTTCTCTATGGGATCAGCTGTTGGAATACTACTTATAATTCCTGCTTTTCTCGCTTTTATATTTGATATAATCATCAAAAGTAAGAGTTCTAAAATAGATTCAAAGTCTACTAAATATATTATAAAGGAAAATAAAATAAGAGATATCTTTTTTAAATTTTTTAATTATATTTTAAGTTTGGTTATAATCTCTTTCTTTATAATAGTTATCTTAGCCTCTCTTGTAAAAACATGGCCTTATGATATGACTTTATCTTTTAAATCATATAATTTTACAATAATGGGTGAAAGTATCTGGAAAATATTTGGCAATAGTATTCTTGTTTCAATTTTTTCTGCAATACTTGGAACTATTCTATGTTTCCTTGCAGCATATATGATTGAAAGAGAAAAAAAATATATTATTATCAGAAAAATAGGATATTTTCTTTCTATACTTCCCAATGCTCTTCCTGGTTTAACAATAGGACTTGCATATATTTTCTTCTTTAACTCTAAAGATAATATTCTAAATTTTCTCTATGGAAGCTTTGGAATAATTATACTTGCAAACATAGTTCATTTCTTTGCAACACCTTTTTTAACTATAACTGCAAGATTGAAGACTTTAGACAGTGAATATGAAACTATATCTAATATAATGGGGGTATCATGGTATAGAACTATTTTTAAAGTTATAATTCCTTTATCTATAGATTCTATTATTGAAAGTTTTTCATATTATTTTATAAATTCCATGATAACTATTTCAGCAGTTATTTTCCTTTATACAACAAAAACAAGGCTTATTTCTGTAATGATGATAAGTAAAAATGATGCTGGAGATATAGGAGCTGCTGCTGCAATCTCTGTAATGATTATTCTTGTGAATATATTTTTCAAAATAATTTTTGATCTTTCAACAAAATATATAAGAAACAGAAGCTATAATAAAAAGAGAAAAGATTCAATAAAGAAAGAAAAACAAGGTGAAAATTTACTTTTAACTGGGAAAGAAGTTCTTGAAATATTAAATAAAACTTCCCAAAAAACTGGTGTAAAATATTGGTTGGAATTTGGGACATTACTTGGAAAAATTAGAGAAAATAACTTTATAGGACATGATATTAACTTTGATATTGGAATAATGAAAGAAGAGCTCATTCCTAAATTTATAATAGACATAGAAAATGAAGGATTTAAAAGAATTTCCTCATTAAGTTTAAAAAATGAAGGACTTAAAAATATCAAATATGAATATAAAGGAATTGAAATAGAAATCTTCCTTTTTGATAGAAAAGACAATAAAGTAATATGCTATTTAGAAGATAAAAATGGAATTATTTCAGCATATAAGCTTTCAAATTCTACATTGAAAGAAACTAAATTTATGGGAATAGAAACTTATATTCCAAGAAATTCTTTGAAAAGACTTCTTGAAATATATGGAAAAAATTTCAATATTTCAGATCCTGACTGGAAAGAAGAAATGAGTCCTAGCAGATACCTTTCTGAAAAAACAAAAGAAATATAA
- the potA_1 gene encoding Spermidine/putrescine import ATP-binding protein PotA, with translation MPYLAIKKVKKQFNKVEVLKGIDLEIEKGEFICFLGPSGCGKTTLLRIIAGLEKLDSGSILVNGKEITTLEPSQRNLSMVFQSYALFPNMTVFENIEYGLKKKIKDKHQRKNKIMEVLKMVGLDHITSKYPDEMSGGQQQRVSLARALALEPNILLLDEPLSALDAKVRESLRKEIREIQQKLKITTIMVTHDQEEALTMGDKIAIINGGEIVQFGTPEEVYSKPKDIFVADFIGKINFITDKNNDIYTIRPEDIEYFIEEKEDAHRGTIKNIEFRGAFYRITLELFGDNIYIDILSKEKEKLNLKINDSLYIKLNEKNSI, from the coding sequence ATGCCTTATTTAGCTATAAAAAAAGTAAAAAAACAATTTAATAAAGTAGAAGTTCTAAAAGGCATTGATCTAGAAATAGAAAAAGGAGAATTTATATGTTTTCTAGGACCAAGTGGTTGTGGTAAAACAACTTTGCTTCGTATAATAGCTGGACTTGAAAAACTTGATTCTGGAAGTATCTTGGTTAATGGAAAAGAAATAACTACTTTGGAACCTTCACAAAGAAATTTAAGCATGGTATTTCAATCATATGCTCTTTTTCCAAATATGACAGTATTTGAAAATATAGAATACGGATTAAAAAAGAAAATAAAAGATAAACATCAAAGAAAAAACAAAATTATGGAAGTCCTTAAAATGGTAGGACTTGATCACATAACTTCTAAATATCCCGATGAAATGAGTGGTGGCCAGCAACAAAGAGTATCATTAGCTAGAGCTCTGGCTCTTGAACCTAATATTTTATTACTTGATGAGCCTCTCTCAGCTCTAGATGCAAAAGTAAGAGAATCTTTAAGAAAAGAAATAAGAGAAATTCAACAGAAATTAAAAATAACTACAATTATGGTAACTCATGATCAAGAGGAAGCTCTTACAATGGGAGATAAAATTGCTATTATCAATGGTGGAGAAATAGTTCAATTTGGAACTCCAGAAGAAGTATATAGTAAACCAAAAGATATATTTGTGGCTGATTTTATAGGAAAAATAAATTTTATCACTGATAAAAATAATGATATCTATACTATAAGACCTGAAGATATAGAATATTTTATAGAAGAAAAAGAAGATGCACATAGAGGAACTATTAAAAACATTGAATTTAGAGGTGCTTTTTATAGAATAACATTAGAACTTTTTGGGGATAATATCTATATTGATATACTATCTAAAGAAAAAGAAAAACTGAATCTCAAAATCAATGATTCTCTTTATATTAAGTTAAATGAAAAAAATAGTATTTAG
- a CDS encoding 2-aminoethylphosphonate ABC transporter substrate-binding protein gives MKKLFKISILFILSAFLFGCGSKENKTVLNVYTGLEEEYLNHYIEMYKSDFPNVELNIIRDSQGAIAAKVIAEGNNPVADVLWGMASINLIDLAKQGRLAELKSEWLTNIDPAYIDSISEKPQWTGMTAWTSAITANKYELAAKNLPIPASYTDLLDEKYSKEIVMPNPASSGTGYLTILGWISIWGEEKAWEYMDQLHKNISQYTHSGSAPVKMAMQGEQLIGVGMDSESIRLGKTNESIVTILPSEGYGWDMEGIALVNKNTIKPEAVDFINWALSQKMMEEYSKNIGLVSYKGINTKLEGYPTNFKEKLAKIDFKWASDNRERLLKKWETRYGKGE, from the coding sequence ATGAAAAAACTATTTAAAATTTCTATACTTTTTATTCTTTCTGCATTTCTTTTTGGATGTGGAAGTAAAGAAAATAAAACTGTTTTAAATGTTTATACTGGTCTTGAAGAGGAATATCTGAACCATTATATTGAAATGTATAAATCAGATTTTCCAAATGTTGAACTAAATATAATAAGAGATTCTCAAGGAGCTATTGCTGCTAAAGTAATTGCTGAAGGAAATAATCCTGTTGCTGATGTCTTATGGGGCATGGCAAGTATAAACCTTATTGATCTTGCTAAGCAAGGAAGATTAGCTGAATTAAAAAGTGAATGGCTTACAAATATTGATCCTGCTTATATTGATTCTATTAGTGAAAAACCACAATGGACAGGGATGACTGCTTGGACTTCTGCTATCACAGCTAATAAATATGAACTTGCAGCTAAAAATTTACCTATTCCTGCTTCATATACAGACCTTCTTGATGAGAAATATTCTAAAGAAATAGTTATGCCTAATCCTGCTTCTTCTGGAACTGGTTATCTTACTATATTAGGTTGGATAAGTATCTGGGGTGAAGAAAAAGCATGGGAATATATGGATCAACTACACAAAAATATATCTCAATATACTCATTCTGGAAGTGCTCCAGTTAAAATGGCTATGCAGGGAGAACAACTAATTGGAGTTGGAATGGACAGTGAAAGTATAAGACTTGGAAAAACTAATGAATCTATAGTTACTATTCTTCCCAGTGAAGGATATGGCTGGGATATGGAAGGAATTGCTCTTGTAAATAAAAATACAATTAAACCAGAAGCTGTTGATTTTATTAATTGGGCACTTTCACAAAAAATGATGGAAGAATATTCAAAAAATATTGGATTAGTTTCATATAAAGGTATAAACACAAAACTTGAAGGATATCCAACAAACTTTAAAGAAAAACTGGCTAAAATAGATTTCAAATGGGCTTCAGATAACAGAGAAAGATTACTTAAAAAATGGGAAACTAGATATGGTAAAGGAGAATAA
- the gtaB_1 gene encoding UTP--glucose-1-phosphate uridylyltransferase: MKTAVILVAGMGTRLRGVTNDEIPKPFLTINGLSLIERSIEKLLDSGIKKIILVTGHLDYFFEPLKKKYNSIITIKNNNYANTSSMGSFYCAKELIGNDDILLLEGDLIYEKIVLIY, from the coding sequence ATGAAAACAGCTGTAATACTTGTGGCAGGTATGGGAACAAGACTGAGAGGAGTAACCAATGACGAAATTCCTAAACCTTTTTTAACAATAAATGGGTTATCTCTTATTGAAAGATCAATAGAGAAATTATTAGATTCAGGTATTAAAAAAATAATACTGGTTACTGGACACCTAGATTATTTTTTTGAACCTCTTAAAAAAAAATATAACAGCATTATAACAATAAAAAATAATAATTATGCTAATACAAGCAGTATGGGAAGTTTCTATTGTGCTAAAGAATTAATTGGCAATGATGACATTCTTCTTTTAGAAGGAGATCTTATATATGAAAAAATTGTCTTGATATACTAA